One Exiguobacterium sp. BMC-KP genomic window, GTCATCGATTTAATTGGAAAACAGTTTCATCCGCACCGCTGGTTAGATTTTGAACGTGTTCAAAAGGGGTTACGCGAGATGATGGTGTCGATTGATCGTTCAAATCTGCTTTTAGTCGGTGAAGCGGGTGGACTTTCACCTTCTGAAATTCGTCGACTTCAAGAAGAAGGATTACTTGATGTGGTGTTTAATTTTGAGAATTGTGCGCTAGATGAGCAAGTCGGAAAAGGGAAGTGGCACCTTCGGTCGTTTAATCCAAGGGAATTAAAACGAACGATCAGAAAATGGCAAGATGAGATGAAAGAAGAAGGGTGGAACAGCTTATTTTGGAACAATCATGATCAACCGCGCGTCATTACGAGGTGGTATGACAATGATCTAAACGCAGCAAAAATGCTTGCCTTGCTTCAGCTGACATTACGAGGAACACCGTTCATTTATCAAGGAGATGAGATCGGGATGACGAATGGAAACATACAACGATCTGAGTATCAGGATATCGAAACACTCCGTTATTTAGAGCAAGGTGGGTCGATACAGTCTGTTCAATTGAAAGGTCGTGATCATGCCCGTCTCCCGATGATGTGGACGCGAGACGGTGGATTTTCGGTGGAGACTCCATGGATACGAGGAATGAATACACATGACCGAAATGTTCATGATCAACAAGGGAATGCTAATAGTTTACTTCAGTTATATCGCCAATTACTTTCGATACGGAAAGCAACGCCCGCTTTATTAGAAGGAGAAATGAGGTGGCATGAGACGCCGTCAACGATGATTGCCTTTGATCGTGTATTTGGGGAAAACGCTGTTCGAATACTTGTAAATCTGTCGAATCATTCGGTCCAGCATCATATCAAGATGGGGAAGATACTAACTGGAGTAGGGGACTATCATGACGGAGAACTCGGTCCTTATGCGGCGGTCCTATGCTATACTTTTTAGGGAAGGAAGTGAAGTGAAATGACAGGAATTAAGGATATTGCAAAAGCAGCGGGCGTCTCGATTTCGACCGTTTCCTACGCGTTGAATGGGAGTACGAAAGTAACAGAGAAAACACGGCAACGAATCATGAAAATCGCGGAAGAGTTGAATTACATTCCGAATGCTGCTGCTAGAACATTAAAGACACGAAAGACCCATATCATCGGCGCCTTTCTTGGTGACTATTCAGGATCATTTTATGGTGAACTGTTAAAAGGAATCAATCACGAGTTATCGGAAACAGGATATGAGTTAATCGTCTGTAATGGACCGGAATCCCACCGCTTAATGACAGAACGCATCGTTGATGGCGGAATTATTTTAGGTCATCGTTTCACACAAGAACAAATTCTTGGGTTTGCTGATCGGGGACACCCGTTGACGATTCTTGATCGAAACATTGATCATCCGAACATTAGTTGTGTCTTGCTTGATAATGAGATGGGCATGCGACAAGCGATGCAAACGATCCTCGCAACAAAGCCGGGCTGTATTCATCTCGTCGATGGACCGGAAGATAACCATGATGCTTTCGAGCGTCGCGCTGTCGTTTTAGAACAGGCTGATCTAGCGGGTATTACAGTTCGTAAATGGGAGGGTGGATTTACGAAACGTTCTGGTATTCGGGCTGCAAGCGAAATTCTTGAAGAGTTACAGGACGGAGATGCCATCATTTGTTTGAATGATGATATGGCACTTGGAGTGTATGACGTGTTACAAAATACATCATTTCGAATCGGTCTTGATGTATCGCTTACGGGGTTCGATAAGCTTGAGGTCACGAATTATACACAACCGAAAATCGCAAGTGTCAGCTATTCGAAATTAGATTGGGGAAAATCTGCTGCCCGTGCATTACTTCAATTAATTGATAAACGAGAACGAACGAATGCAAAAATTGACTCGAAGTTCATCGTGGCAGGATCTGTCCTCCAAAAGAAATAAAAAAATATGTTGTAAGCGCATACATGAATGCTTATAATGTTTATAGAAACGTTTAACCTGTTGCTTTAAGGAAAAGCCTTTGTATAAACATTATTTTTTTAGAAAACAATCGAAACGTTTCGATTAATACGAGATGGAGGAATGGAACCATGAAAAAACTCGGACTAGCACTTGCAGTCGGCGCATTATCGGTATCAACATTAGCAGCTTGTTCATCAGGGTCTGGAGATGATGAGAAGACGTTAACGATTTGGGCTATGGGTGAAGAAGGAAAGGCATTACCGAAGCTCGTGAAAGAATATGAGAAAGCAAACAAAGGTGTCACAGTAAAGGTTCAAGCAATACCATGGGATACGGCACACGATAAATTATTAACGGCAGTAGCTTCGAAAAACGGACCAGA contains:
- a CDS encoding glycoside hydrolase family 13 protein, yielding MLLKHRNQVVYHLYPKSFQDTNGDGIGDLNGIRTRLDYLHWLGVDMIWLCPVYTSPGYDHGYDVADYTSIDPVYGSMDEMEALIDEANHYGMTIMMDIVANHTSHCHEWFIASESDPGGPHGDTYIWRNEPTEVESFFGGSAWTFSSVRQQYYFHSFAKEQPDLNWKQPIVAKEFAHVLSFWTEKGVRGFRFDVIDLIGKQFHPHRWLDFERVQKGLREMMVSIDRSNLLLVGEAGGLSPSEIRRLQEEGLLDVVFNFENCALDEQVGKGKWHLRSFNPRELKRTIRKWQDEMKEEGWNSLFWNNHDQPRVITRWYDNDLNAAKMLALLQLTLRGTPFIYQGDEIGMTNGNIQRSEYQDIETLRYLEQGGSIQSVQLKGRDHARLPMMWTRDGGFSVETPWIRGMNTHDRNVHDQQGNANSLLQLYRQLLSIRKATPALLEGEMRWHETPSTMIAFDRVFGENAVRILVNLSNHSVQHHIKMGKILTGVGDYHDGELGPYAAVLCYTF
- a CDS encoding LacI family DNA-binding transcriptional regulator, which translates into the protein MTGIKDIAKAAGVSISTVSYALNGSTKVTEKTRQRIMKIAEELNYIPNAAARTLKTRKTHIIGAFLGDYSGSFYGELLKGINHELSETGYELIVCNGPESHRLMTERIVDGGIILGHRFTQEQILGFADRGHPLTILDRNIDHPNISCVLLDNEMGMRQAMQTILATKPGCIHLVDGPEDNHDAFERRAVVLEQADLAGITVRKWEGGFTKRSGIRAASEILEELQDGDAIICLNDDMALGVYDVLQNTSFRIGLDVSLTGFDKLEVTNYTQPKIASVSYSKLDWGKSAARALLQLIDKRERTNAKIDSKFIVAGSVLQKK